One region of Demequina sp. TMPB413 genomic DNA includes:
- a CDS encoding peroxiredoxin, with translation MPSGSATRLNKREQLLAEARAAQRHQERRRTLITRASWLVGVLAIGILVTVGLLSARPETGAVQEVATPFTLPLSEGGEVSLSDYAGSPVILYFNEGAGCDSCISQMAAIEANPGFAEAGIKVLPIVMNTADQINPVRERLAVEAPFALDDGKISSAYGTLGNGMHEGLPGHGFILIDAEGVQRWYGNYPSMWLDPEELLEIVTAELA, from the coding sequence ATGCCCTCAGGATCCGCAACCCGCCTCAACAAGCGCGAACAACTGCTCGCAGAGGCCCGTGCCGCCCAGCGTCACCAGGAGCGCCGCCGTACCCTCATCACGCGCGCCTCCTGGCTGGTCGGCGTCCTCGCGATCGGCATTCTCGTGACGGTGGGCCTGCTGTCCGCCCGTCCGGAAACAGGTGCGGTGCAGGAGGTCGCAACACCGTTCACTCTGCCACTGAGTGAAGGCGGCGAGGTGTCCCTGTCCGACTACGCCGGTAGCCCGGTCATCCTCTACTTCAATGAGGGCGCCGGCTGCGACTCGTGCATTTCGCAGATGGCAGCGATTGAAGCGAATCCAGGGTTCGCTGAGGCCGGCATCAAGGTGCTTCCCATCGTGATGAACACTGCCGATCAGATCAACCCTGTGCGCGAGCGCCTCGCCGTGGAAGCCCCCTTCGCACTCGACGATGGCAAAATCTCCAGCGCCTATGGCACGCTCGGCAACGGCATGCACGAGGGCCTGCCGGGACACGGCTTCATTCTCATCGACGCGGAGGGCGTCCAACGCTGGTACGGCAACTACCCTTCGATGTGGCTCGATCCCGAGGAGCTTCTCGAGATCGTGACCGCAGAGTTGGCCTGA
- a CDS encoding amino acid ABC transporter ATP-binding protein, whose translation MSHTDPTPSSSLLTVEGVSKRFGETEVLRSVDLKVARGEVLAVIGASGSGKTTLLRCLNGLEVPDAGHVTIADTAVDFSARPASRELRALRDRSTMVFQHYHLFPHRTVLENIAEGPVIVQRRQKEQVREEALALLDRVGMVNRAGAYPHELSGGQQQRVGILRALALRPDLLLFDEPTSALDPELVGDVLTLMRDLAAEGWTMVVVTHELQFARDVAQQVAFVDQGRVLEHGEPAQVLRAPREERTRQFVHRLLHPL comes from the coding sequence ATGTCGCACACTGACCCCACCCCATCATCGTCCCTCCTCACCGTGGAAGGAGTCTCCAAGCGTTTTGGCGAGACCGAGGTGCTGCGTTCGGTCGACCTCAAGGTGGCGCGGGGCGAGGTGCTGGCAGTGATCGGGGCCTCAGGCTCCGGGAAGACCACACTGCTGAGATGCCTCAACGGACTCGAGGTACCCGATGCCGGTCATGTGACGATTGCAGACACGGCCGTCGACTTCTCCGCCCGCCCCGCATCGCGTGAGCTCCGGGCGTTGAGGGATCGCTCGACCATGGTGTTCCAGCACTATCATCTGTTTCCGCATCGCACCGTGCTGGAGAACATTGCGGAGGGCCCGGTCATCGTTCAGCGCCGGCAAAAGGAGCAGGTCCGCGAAGAAGCCCTCGCTCTGCTGGACCGCGTGGGCATGGTGAACCGCGCGGGAGCCTACCCCCACGAACTCTCAGGAGGCCAACAGCAGCGGGTGGGAATCCTCCGTGCGCTCGCGCTTCGACCCGACCTGCTGCTATTCGACGAGCCGACCTCCGCACTGGACCCGGAACTCGTGGGCGACGTCCTGACTCTCATGCGCGACCTGGCAGCCGAGGGATGGACCATGGTGGTGGTGACCCACGAGCTGCAGTTCGCACGCGATGTGGCGCAGCAGGTCGCCTTCGTGGACCAGGGCCGGGTGCTTGAGCACGGGGAGCCAGCGCAAGTACTTCGTGCGCCGCGAGAGGAACGCACCAGACAGTTCGTTCATCGCCTCTTGCACCCGCTCTAG
- a CDS encoding SHOCT domain-containing protein, protein MEADGKPPRWLSERRSNMWGHGYDGMMGGAGFGVMWALWILILVGIAALVFAVVRLASKSRDGGTTPPPATTSSARAILEERYARGDIDTEEFTERKKNLEGR, encoded by the coding sequence ATGGAAGCAGACGGAAAGCCACCGCGGTGGCTCAGTGAGAGGAGATCGAATATGTGGGGACACGGCTATGACGGAATGATGGGCGGGGCAGGCTTCGGTGTGATGTGGGCGTTGTGGATCCTGATCCTCGTCGGGATCGCAGCGCTCGTGTTCGCGGTGGTGCGGCTCGCATCGAAGTCGCGCGATGGTGGCACGACGCCGCCCCCAGCGACCACGTCGTCCGCCCGGGCGATCCTGGAGGAGCGCTACGCGCGCGGTGATATTGACACGGAGGAGTTCACCGAGCGCAAGAAGAACCTCGAGGGTCGGTGA
- a CDS encoding multicopper oxidase family protein: protein MTEPLSRRALLALGAAGAGSVALGAIGLRAQGWPPFDGERKDDVRGTTWTEPSVVESRGGLLELELRAAVTDVTIAGATARMLSYNGSVPGPTLHLRPGDRIRVRLVNDLDKPTNLHTHGLLVSPEDNGDNPFLSIGPGEAFDYNIHLPDDHPAGVFWYHPHRHGLVADQVFGGLYGAIVVDDEDWSGGAPRVAVVSDTTLSRGGVADVSAMDRMQGRLGQTVLVNGHVAPRLAAPGGSSERLLIINACVSRYLDLDFGGREMTVRGFDSGAFVPPFARKRVLVPPGGRVDLDAPVADAPTGLVARAYDIGGMGMMRGGGADPADATLFTIVPGVAARRAPSPASSPSPSPPRDLRGATVDRARTLTLSMGMGGGGMSFTIDGRTFDGARIDHEVELGAIEEWTLRNTSTMAHPFHLHTWPMQLMGDNSEGQVDIRDVVDVPAGQEVTVRIAFDRHSGRTVFHCHILDHEDLGMMGVVEVR from the coding sequence GTGACGGAGCCCCTCTCCAGACGCGCGCTTCTCGCGCTGGGCGCGGCGGGAGCCGGCTCGGTTGCGCTTGGCGCCATCGGATTGCGCGCGCAGGGTTGGCCTCCCTTCGACGGCGAACGCAAGGACGACGTGCGGGGCACCACATGGACAGAGCCGTCCGTGGTCGAGTCGCGAGGAGGCCTCCTGGAGCTCGAACTGCGCGCCGCTGTCACCGACGTGACCATCGCAGGCGCCACGGCGCGGATGCTCAGCTACAACGGCTCAGTGCCAGGACCCACGCTTCATCTTCGCCCGGGCGACCGGATCCGGGTGCGCCTGGTCAACGATCTTGATAAGCCCACCAACCTTCACACCCACGGCCTGCTGGTCTCGCCGGAGGACAACGGCGACAACCCCTTCCTCAGCATCGGCCCTGGCGAAGCCTTCGACTACAACATCCACCTGCCAGACGACCACCCGGCTGGGGTGTTCTGGTATCACCCCCACCGCCACGGTCTCGTCGCTGACCAAGTATTCGGTGGTCTGTATGGGGCGATCGTGGTGGACGACGAGGACTGGTCCGGGGGAGCGCCTCGAGTGGCGGTGGTCTCGGACACCACGTTGTCGCGAGGAGGGGTCGCCGACGTCTCGGCGATGGACCGCATGCAGGGCCGCCTGGGTCAGACCGTGCTGGTCAACGGCCACGTGGCGCCCCGCCTCGCCGCGCCTGGGGGGAGTTCTGAGCGACTGCTGATCATCAACGCGTGCGTCTCCCGATACCTCGATCTGGATTTCGGGGGTCGTGAGATGACCGTTCGCGGCTTCGACTCGGGCGCGTTCGTCCCGCCGTTCGCGCGCAAGCGCGTGCTCGTGCCGCCCGGCGGTCGTGTCGATCTCGACGCCCCTGTCGCCGACGCCCCGACAGGCCTCGTCGCCCGCGCTTATGACATTGGGGGCATGGGCATGATGCGAGGTGGCGGCGCCGATCCGGCCGACGCGACCCTGTTCACGATCGTGCCCGGCGTGGCCGCTCGCCGCGCCCCTTCTCCCGCGTCGTCGCCCTCACCGTCGCCGCCCCGTGATCTTCGCGGCGCGACCGTGGATCGCGCTCGCACTCTCACTCTCTCGATGGGCATGGGCGGCGGGGGCATGAGCTTCACCATTGACGGCCGCACCTTTGACGGCGCGCGTATCGATCATGAGGTTGAGCTGGGGGCGATCGAGGAGTGGACACTACGCAACACATCAACCATGGCCCACCCCTTCCACCTGCACACCTGGCCCATGCAGCTGATGGGCGACAACAGCGAGGGCCAGGTGGACATCCGCGATGTGGTGGACGTACCCGCCGGCCAAGAGGTGACGGTGCGGATCGCCTTCGACCGCCACTCAGGCCGGACTGTCTTCCACTGCCACATCCTCGATCACGAGGATCTAGGCATGATGGGCGTGGTCGAGGTTCGGTAG
- a CDS encoding cytochrome c biogenesis CcdA family protein translates to MGTELLATGSILAAFFAGGVALFAPCCIVFLAPSYLAGAVKNRRRRLIPLTLIFAAGLAVVLVPITLGVSLLAGAIAQYHEPLYWAGGLLMIALAGLSLSGRMWSLPSFVRAPDTSRGDSASFFTLGVFSGVASSCCAPVLVGVMTLSALSGSAAGGAVLGLAYVFGMVFPLFVMALVWDRARLGEKKFLRAKPVRLKVAGRTLVTNTVNIAVAVTFAVMGVFVIALAGESEMTGGTAAQSWASATLTRTFAWTQEALSPVPEPVQALGLLALAAVFVWGALVDRRLPWSRRKDAPPASSPEAHCHEAPATTSSVADKE, encoded by the coding sequence ATGGGCACCGAACTTCTCGCCACAGGCAGCATCCTCGCCGCGTTCTTCGCAGGTGGAGTGGCGTTGTTCGCCCCCTGCTGCATTGTCTTCTTGGCTCCCAGCTACCTTGCTGGCGCGGTCAAGAACCGCCGTCGGCGTCTGATTCCCCTCACGCTCATCTTCGCGGCTGGCCTGGCCGTTGTGCTCGTGCCCATCACCTTGGGAGTGAGCCTGCTCGCGGGTGCCATTGCCCAGTACCACGAGCCGTTGTATTGGGCTGGCGGCCTCTTGATGATCGCGTTGGCGGGTCTGTCCCTTTCCGGACGCATGTGGTCGCTGCCGTCGTTTGTGCGCGCCCCGGACACGAGCCGCGGCGACAGTGCGAGCTTCTTCACGCTTGGCGTTTTCTCCGGCGTCGCATCGAGTTGCTGCGCGCCGGTGCTCGTGGGCGTCATGACGTTATCTGCGCTCTCTGGGTCAGCGGCGGGCGGCGCGGTGCTGGGCCTCGCGTATGTATTCGGAATGGTCTTCCCGCTGTTCGTCATGGCGCTGGTGTGGGACCGGGCGCGCTTAGGCGAAAAGAAATTCCTTCGCGCCAAGCCGGTGCGCTTGAAGGTCGCGGGACGGACTCTCGTCACCAACACCGTGAACATCGCCGTCGCCGTGACGTTCGCGGTGATGGGCGTGTTCGTCATCGCGCTCGCGGGGGAATCCGAGATGACCGGCGGAACAGCCGCACAGAGCTGGGCCTCCGCGACCCTCACCCGGACGTTCGCGTGGACCCAAGAGGCACTCAGCCCAGTGCCCGAGCCCGTCCAAGCGCTCGGGCTTCTCGCGCTCGCAGCGGTGTTCGTGTGGGGCGCGCTTGTCGACCGACGCTTGCCGTGGAGCCGCCGCAAGGACGCGCCACCCGCATCGTCCCCCGAAGCCCACTGCCACGAAGCCCCCGCCACGACGTCGTCCGTCGCCGACAAGGAGTAA